CGCGCTCCATGCTGGTCAGCACGGTCACGCCGATCAGCAGCGGCTGCGGGCCGCTGCGCTTGTCCAGCTCTTCACGGCAGGCCGCCATCATGCGCAGGCCGCCGGAGCAGTGAACGTTGACCATCCACACGCCCATCTCGGCGGCGGCCTTGACCGCCATCGCCGTGGTGTTGGGAATGTCGTGGAATTTAAGGTCCAGGAATACTTCAAAACCCTTGTCACGCAGGGTGCCGACGATTTCCGCGGCGCAGCTGGTGAACAGTTCCTTGCCCACTTTGACCCGGCACAGTTTCGGGTCCAACTGGTCGGCCAGCTTCAGTGCGGCGTCACGGGTGGGGAAATCCAGGGCGACGATGATAGGAGTCTGGCAGGCGGACATGGATGGGCTCTCAGGCAAGTCGAAATCGGCGCGCATTGTAGCGGAAGCGGCGGCGGCGCGGCACCCGATGATCGGTAAATCGTCACGCCAACCGTGATCAGCATAGCCTTGCAGGGTATTGTGTCGAACCCGATACACAACCGACACGCCGGCAACATGCATCCGCGCTAGCCTCGCCAGCCGCAACAAGTCCTTACAGCAGCCCTTCCCGCCTTACGGCCGGACGCCTATGCTGAAACCACAACCTCGCAGCCTATCTTTGTGGTTGGCGGCCTACTGGCAGATGAACAGCCTCATGCACAACTCCCAAGCCTCCGTGAACGACGAGCAGAAAGACGACAAGCGCTGGAGCATTCGTGCCCTGATCGTCGACGATGACGTGCCGATCCGCGAACTGATGATCGACTACCTGGCCCGCTTCAACATTCACGCCAGCGGCGTCACCGACGGCGCGGCGATGCGTCAGGCGATGCAGGCCGAACATTTCGACGTGGTGGTGCTCGACCTGATGCTGCCCGGCGAAGACGGTCTGTCGCTGTGCCGCTGGCTGCGCGCCGAATCCGACATCCCGATCCTGATGCTCACCGCCCGCTGCGAACCCACCGACCGGATCATTGGCCTGGAATTGGGCGCCGATGACTACATGGCCAAACCGTTCGAGCCTCGGGAGCTGGTGGCGCGGATCCAGACGATTCTGCGTCGGGTGCGCGACGACCGCACCGAACAGCGCGCGAACATTCGCTTCGACAACTGGCGCCTGAACAGCGTCCTGCGTCAGTTGATCGCCGACGATGGCCTGGTGGTGCCGCTGTCCAACGCCGAATTCCGCCTGCTGTGGGTGTTCATCGAGCGTCCGCGCCGGGTGCTCAGCCGCGAACAGTTGCTGGACGCCGCCCGTGGTCGCTCGATCGAGGCCTTCGACCGCAGCATCGACCTGCTGGTCTCGCGCCTGCGGCAAAAACTCGGCGACGACCCGAAAGCCCCGCAGTTGATCAAGACCGTTCGCGGTG
The window above is part of the Pseudomonas fluorescens genome. Proteins encoded here:
- a CDS encoding response regulator codes for the protein MHNSQASVNDEQKDDKRWSIRALIVDDDVPIRELMIDYLARFNIHASGVTDGAAMRQAMQAEHFDVVVLDLMLPGEDGLSLCRWLRAESDIPILMLTARCEPTDRIIGLELGADDYMAKPFEPRELVARIQTILRRVRDDRTEQRANIRFDNWRLNSVLRQLIADDGLVVPLSNAEFRLLWVFIERPRRVLSREQLLDAARGRSIEAFDRSIDLLVSRLRQKLGDDPKAPQLIKTVRGEGYLFDARDIG
- the pyrF gene encoding orotidine-5'-phosphate decarboxylase, with translation MSACQTPIIVALDFPTRDAALKLADQLDPKLCRVKVGKELFTSCAAEIVGTLRDKGFEVFLDLKFHDIPNTTAMAVKAAAEMGVWMVNVHCSGGLRMMAACREELDKRSGPQPLLIGVTVLTSMEREDLAGIGLDIEPQEQVLRLAALAEKAGMDGLVCSALEATALKTAHPSLQLVTPGIRPAGSAQDDQRRILTPRQALDAGSDYLVIGRPISQAADPAKALASVVAELA